ATACTAGTacattgatggtgcaaatacaacaatctgattggtcaagatgcAAAAAGAACCGTGTTATATTGGCGGTATACCACGACTTGCATACGCGGAGAGCTCTcaacttgagcaaaaatccattATGACGTTGCacgccataatttcaatatactgttatgatataatagcaatgaaTCACACCCAGCTACAGTATACCAcatgattttgaccagttcatttcatataagcacaagcgatagcgagtgcatatagtcatgaactggtcaaaatctcatggtataccatcactggatgtgctttattgcttaaatatcatacttattattttcattaaatatgcaaatcagcaattaattgacattatCTGCTGAAGTGTTTGCACAGTATAATATAGAGTACTATGAAATTAACATATGTacaacatttcatcacatttgagataatatttcttgacatagcatcctatcaaatatgcaaattagctattaattGGCATGACCCTGCTAAATGTCTCCTCACACAGTTACAGctctggtatatatatatataccaagtttcatcaaatttgagtcgGCATTTCCTAACATATTGccataattatgaaaattcatcaaatatgcaaattcgcaATTTATTGACACAATACTGACAAATATCTTTGTGTGAGCAATATTAGAGCTCTTTGTGACCAatatgtacaaagtttcatcaaattcagcaaagtctttttttttttttagtccatcatccaacgggtactagcccatttacaggatgaggtacccataacccacaaCCCCAATGGAGCACAGAGGAGTAAAGttccttgctcaagggcacaacacccagctagagtctcgaattcaccgtcctccgacagtgaatccgttactctggatctaccgggacttgaaccgggtctcgaactcgccatcctccgatagtgagtccgttacccaaACCACTGGTCTATGGTGCCTCCTCTTTTGAGAAACCTCCTTTACAAAAATCACTAATTCTGCAAATTACCATTTATTATGCATGCTACACTCAAAACAATGGACATGCAAATGTAGGCAGTAGCCTCTAATCTTTGTATCAAGTTTTAAAGGAATGGCTAAGGCTCTAGCATGCCTGGTATATCTGCTTGGacggatagacagacagatacatatACAGTTGGACAGCCTAAACTACCATAAGTTTCCTTGAGTTATTTCATCTGCGGAAACTTAAAATACATGGATGGAAATTTCAATTAATCAGTGAAACAGTGCTCCTATCCCGGCATTCTCCAAAATGTTTATATATGTATCAAATTTACCTTTCAAACCTCCTATCTCCATTCTTGTATTTtggtttgacaaaacttcatcaTTTTATTTATACTATTTGCATCGTACTCCCggatatttttttgcatttcatcCTGACAATAGaggagaaaatatttaaaaatatgtaaataaataaatcggctaatagatagataaatggTTCAAGAAGTATACAAATAAGAGAACTTTGATAAAAGATAAGAAAATGTTTCCATCACTATAAAACACTGTGGAATATCAAAAATGAAGAGGTTCATCATGACCTTATCAGTATGCTACAATATTACTATCATGTCTTTTGAAGAAACCTCATTAGTTGATTCATACTGCATTCAGTTATTTACAGTGCTTTTAAGGTTTTGTAATTTGGAGCAAAAATATCAATTCTGACTCTAAGGTTGTAAGAATACTTACAtatatttcttgtcttggaacctccTGTGTTGGGTTTGTGAAATATAATTTTGCTAGGAGTTGTACTAAGGTGTTCTGTGTCAaaagatttgaaataaaatatgtaatcAGTGTAAATATCTGTCTGACAGCCGCATTCATTATGcaccaatacaaatacaaattgaTAGGTAGAAAAGAAGGCtctagatggatggatggatccaTACAAAACTtataaagttgactttttatATGCATACTTACATATTCATAGGAGCCTTTCCTAACTTCAAAATGTTTCTTTTGTTGTTTACTTAGTTTCATCACTGCTTTCTTGATCTTATCATTTTCCTCTATAACCCTTTCTACTTTTGACTGTACATCCTTCagagtcttcaatatcatctgaagtgtgttgttgttggtggtgatgttgttgttgttgccacTGTTCTTATTATTGCTGCTAGTGCTGGTCATGCCTGTGTTTTGATTAAAACTTGCTTTATTTGGTGCAAGTCTTCCAACCCTCTGACTTTACAGTTGAAATTCTTGGCCTGTGAAAACAATTAGAAATGCACATTATTCACAAAGTTTGAGCTCACTATAAAGTTGATTTTGAGATGATTAATAGGAAACCATCATAAGCAGAGTAAACAGACTAATGATGAGATACTGGCAATTCTGTTGTTGTCTTATACAGGATTGTTAAATATTAAGTTAAAAGGTCCtagtcttaaccctttgaacgccaAAGTCAATTGTTATCACTTTATAAAATGGACTTCAGTCAATATTCTtctgattttgtcaaaatgttgaccaaaaactgttgccaatgaaatatgatatcaatttggtcaacattataaaaaatttaccaaaaacaatttgaataaaattgataaaatgttgctctaaaattttggttggaaaaattatgGCACCCAGAGGGTTAATCCCTGGTTTCATATTTAGGTTACTTGTGAACTGTCCATAAATAGTCCCTTATTCCCTTCCTGTTTCAATGGTCAATCACTTCACTTTTGAAATCTTTATCAATTAACACACTCCCCCGTCAATGAGGCCTGAGGACTACAGGTATGTCAGATTGGTGCCATTGTCTCTGCCAATATTGTCTACATAGGATGTTACTCAAATAAGTAGTCAAAAAATTATAGAAGACTTTAAAATCTTAACTgacaatcagtccaccaactttcattttgttaaaacacggtccctccacaaaaggactGTGGTTAAAACTGAGAAACTAACAATTTAGGGATatatcagtttctttggcctgggggGAGTGGggagtggtgcattattttgtattttgtgccATCGTCAAAGAGTGGCTGAACTCCCCTATTTCGACTTTGGAAAACAGGGCCCCTACATGGGACAATAGTAAAACAAAAAGGGGAATATAAAATCAATAATTCAGTATGTATGACAGAATCTTCAAAATACaccccaaaattatatatatatatatatatatatatatatatatatatatatatatataatatatatatatatatatatattatatatatatataattttggggtGTATTTTGAAGATTCtgtcattatgtgttttatgaaattgttgtcatgttgtcatgtcagttgtaagaaagggtcttaaaagtgtccattttaaattttgaatttcagtattttgaattacagtattttgaatgacctGTGAATGTATTTTACACTTTCTATGTATAAGCAGATATTAGAGCATGAAATATTAgagcatgttgctttctaatactgaattttcatagagaaaacagaaaagtatcagtcAGGAACTTGtgatgcttttcatatgaactgcagatttcatgatGATTAGTACACTTCGCAAAACattgactttcaatttacagacatcaagatatgtCTGACATACATCTCTGATACGTGACCGTGTCCGAAAGGCgtgttgaaaaatattaaacatccagatatctctgatgtgtgatatattaaagtttcagGCTTTGAAAGGGCcctgaaaaatatgtctaattattattaaagttacgtacTCAAAGAGTGTGCTgcaaaatgcaactgaatgaagAAATTTGTGGCCAACACAATGgcttttaggcaagtatgagcctgtgttgaaattcaaaaattagggtttaaccctttcctgccagacagtaataactgtatcacttccccatcagccaagtcagtaaaaagcagtattgagccaaaacatgatgtattttcacccacttggcttggtatgttatagcatcttttgtccaaaaaaaatcaactttacagtattatgttttcaacagccttcaaatgtacagtattatgttaaaatacatcatatggaatacgttgtgtttcattaatttaaccatcttgacctgatggtgaaatatggacttggcaggaaagggttaacctaggactaattgcaacagaaattatttcttcaccatggcCTTCagaaaggtctcactaatgacatattcaaagtataggaaaatctaaggggtgcaaaatggttaaatttgcatatattcaaattagctatatatcgcctttaaaatgactgctatactcacattttaGGCATGTAAATTGACTTCAAgtaacttttttcattgcaacacaatttagttaggttcaacaagtcattttctaaatgtcttgaacaataaatatcatgcaaaGTAGCTCATTTGCACATATTCACAGTTTCaattatttcagacaaaatgaatgtttaagctcatatataaacaaattctttctctatgaaattaaggttttgcaagaattatcAATTCCATAGCAAAAAAATATGgggttgacctaatttgcatgctaattattttaatataaaaggcctaatttgcatagtttgACACAAACGGTCTTCTGAATACAATAAGACTACAATAGCTTTCATGGACATTTTCTGGTTAGTCAGAAAtggaggtatgtaagggtgctggaaatcgacaagtgcggggccaaagtgagggctagcacaatcaaagtgcgagcgaatgtgagggcttgaagtgagggctctcacaatcgaagtgcgagcaaatgtgagggctagaagtgagggctctcacaatcgaagtgcgagcgaatgtgagggcttgaagtgaggggcgCCTTGAACCGATCAAATTTGGGCTCAGACATACGAAAAATGAGAGTCAAAGTCGCtttcaacgttgaataaaaactTACTATCTCCAGAACACAGTCGTGGCGCGGCATAGCTCTGTGAACTGTTGAACATTGGGCTGAGCGCGGACGGAACAAGTACACAATGACCTGCGTACAGATCATGACCCATTACATCACTTCCGTCTTTTTCGTTAACCTCTCcgtgttttttagtcaatgcatttcaaatatcacagatatcctttttattattaatacatGCAACTCAAGCGAGCGATACTTCTTCTGGTACCATTGTACGACTATAGCGCGACTGATAAATGTGACTTCAGTCAAACCAGTTCACGACCTGGGCACGTGAACTCTGATACTGTTTATCCGACATGGCGTCGTATGCGGAGTTTTTGCCGGAGAATTTTCGAAGAAAGAGgaaacttttttgaagaaattttagagtGGCTTGTTCACCAGATAAAGTAAGATcatgggaaaatgtatttttggagacttgtctggttctctatgattgattttttgaggataaaaaaaaatcaatagctactaaaactgagaaatcagacaccagcaaatgacaaattcttcCTTACGTTTGTACTGACAGtatgctttttattttctctgtacacaaagtttgataatcatttcaaaagatcaattgcatcagaatatcaggggtcatgaatgcttgtaatctttacattttgttaacaatgatggaTATTTTACCTCAATAAAGAATGCCATTTGGTCAACGAGCCCTTGAATATTGTTCACTGAATCAATCTCATGGTCAATTatattgtcacagaaatcatAGCTATCTCTGTGTAGTCAGCGATTGAGCAGTCATTAGATAGAAATTTGACTGtctcctttgtttcatactatATAATCAGAAAGCTCTGCGACCTTGCATCACATTCGTTGTTTGTCTGTAGCGGAAATGATTGTGCCGTCCTGGCTCTGAAACTTAAAGCCAACGACTTGATGATTAGAACAAGCAATCTATCGGCGAGCAACACATCGCGACCGAATCACTTGCTGTAAAACGAATATGCATCACCGTCCTATGCATGCATCGTGTATCCGCCTTGAGATAAACATAAACTCTGTGACAGGCATGTAGGATGCCAAagacattttgtgcatttacgtTTACAACAACCTAGACTTAGTCGATTGTAAGAAAGGTGGtgttgaaacatatttcaactgaaCGCAGTGGCTATTTCCCAGTAAAATACGTAACTCTCTCATGTGTCAATATCGGGTGTGGTCTCTCAGCGTACCGTCATTCTAATTTGTGTTAGATGGAAATGATCATTGCAgtttaatcttgaaattggcCAAACGTCATAACTAGACACTTAATTAATTATTGTCATGGTCTGGAGCAAGTTATCAGCTTGTATAAAAGTCGGAAGTTTTTGCTTCCGAAGGGGCGCACGCGTAAAACACTGAACGTGTAACTAAAACTCACCGTTGAAAATtttcagactttcaaaattaagccggttgtactgtcaacaataaataagAAAGAGCAATACTGCCGACCTCAAAGACTCCGCGTATTTTTTCAACCTTACCAATGCAGCAATGGCGAGAGTATGAgtctaaaaatattacatcacgGTATTTGGCTTGAATATGCCATCGACCCGATGAACACGTTAAATTCGGACACCTGAACCCTGACGCTACCCTGACGCAaaacctgtaaggtggtgaaatctccgatatatatcggatatttacctgcgatttgacaaaatctagtatcgtctagtatcgaagctagagtcagtccttggaagtcgggtttggccagaactgtaaggtggtgaaatctccgatatatatcggatatttacttgcgatttgacagaatctattatcgtctagtatcgaagctagagtcatttctcagaagtcgggtttgaccagaactgtaagg
This is a stretch of genomic DNA from Ptychodera flava strain L36383 chromosome 21, AS_Pfla_20210202, whole genome shotgun sequence. It encodes these proteins:
- the LOC139122135 gene encoding uncharacterized protein, with amino-acid sequence MTSTSSNNKNSGNNNNITTNNNTLQMILKTLKDVQSKVERVIEENDKIKKAVMKLSKQQKKHFEVRKGSYEYNTLVQLLAKLYFTNPTQEVPRQEIYDEMQKNIREYDANSINKMMKFCQTKIQEWR